Sequence from the Syntrophaceae bacterium genome:
GCGCCGGAGGGGAATGGTGAGCCCGACCGTCAGGAGCGCGCCGAAGAGGCTGGTCACTGGGACCGCCATCCGCACGTCCAGCCAGAGCATGACCAGCGGCAGCGACAGGAGGACCGAGCCGAAGCCGGTGAATCCTTGAACCAGCCCGGCGAAAAAGGCGATCAGAAGGATCCAGAAGATGGTGTCAGGCGGCATGATGATCCGGTTCCGCGGGGAGTTGCATTCATCCGGTCACTTCAGTCGCGGCGACCAGGACGGCGAAGTCGCACCTCCATCCTGGAGCGTCCGGACGTTCGTCCCGTTGACGTTCATCACCTGGATCCGCCCCCCTCCCCGGCGGGAGCTGTAAACGATGTAACGGCCATCGGGTGACCAGGTGGGGGACTCGTTGTCGTCCCGGTCGAATGTGAGCTGCAGCAGGTTGGATCCGTCTTCGTCGATGGTGAAGATCTGGAACCGGCCGCCGGCCATGCCTTCGAACGCAAGACGCTTGCCCCGGGGAGACCAGGACGGCGACGTGTTATAATTCCCCTCGAATGTGAGCCGACGGACGTTGCTTCCGTCGGTATTCATCAGGTAGATCTGGGGGGAGCCGCCCCGGTTGGAGACGAAGGCGATCCGGGTGCCGTCGGGTGACCAGGCGGGCGAGATATCGATGGAGGCGCTGAAGGTCAGCCTGCGAAGCTGATAGGATGACGTGTCCAGAACATAAATCTCCTCGTTGCCGTCCTTGCTCAGGGTAACAAGCAGCCGGCGCCCGTCGGGGGACCAGGAGCCGGCCAGGTTGATCCCACCGTAATCGATAAGCTTCCTGATTCTTCTGGTTGCCAGGTCCTGTACATACAGGTCCGGCGTACCGTCCTTGTAGGAGGTGAAGGCCAGCATCCGGCCGTCGGGAGACCAGCGCGGTGCATAGAGGATGCTCTGGTGGCTCGTGAGCCGCTGACGTTCCGTCCCGTCGAAAAGGACTGAATAGATATCACCCTTCCCCTTCGACTTCATGACGAAGGCGATCTTCGTATCGAACACTCCCCCCTCTCCCGTGAGGGCCATGAGAATGTCCGAAGCAAAACGCCGGAGCAGTTCCTCAGGCTTGTCCTTGCGTCCCTTGTAACCCTTGGCGACCAGGACCTCCCCTTTGACGACGTCGAAGAGACGGGCCTCGATGTCGAGCTCCGTTCCGGTGACGGCAAAGGAACCCTTGACCAGGAACTCGGAGCCGATGGCGGACCAGTCGTCAAACCGGAACGTTCCCGGCAGAATGCCCGCTTTCCGGGGATCCTCCAGGAAAGCCTTCCGGGAAATGACGTTAAAGAATCCCGTTACATCCAGATAGTGCCCCAGCCGGTCCGCCAAGCCTTGCGACAGGCCTTCCGATCCGGGACCGCTCGTCCTGGACTGGAAATCCGTCACGGCGATGGGAAACTTCTGGAAGGCGGGCGAATCGATGTCCAGATAGACCTTCGCCAAGGCCGGCCCCGGTGGAAGGAGCAGGAGGAACATCACGAAAAAAAAGACACGGAATCTGCAGACCTGGGTTCGTACCGCTTCAGGCATGGCTCACCTTTTCAGTTGGGACGAATGAAACCGGATGCCGACCTCGACCACCCGGTCGGGAATCCATTCCGGAAGGGGGGGGAAGGGGGATGCTTTCTGCACTGCCTTCAGGGCCGAATCGTCAAAATATCGGTTGCCGGACCGTTTTTCAAAGTCCAGCCCGGTAATCTCTCCGCTGCGGAGAATGCGGGCCTGGACAATTGCCTCCAGGGTCTGCCCTTTCGTCAGGTCCGCCGGGAGGGCCCACTGATTGCGGATCCGGTTCCAGAGGACGGCATAATAAACGCCCATGCGATTGTTCAGATCGGCCTCGGACATCTGGCTGGAAGAAGACGAGAAGCGGGCCGTCATCGCCGGCTTGGACGGGGATGTCGACCGTTCCGTCTGCTCCACTTTCCGGCGGAGCTCTTCGATTCTTCGGTCCAGGACTGCCTGCTGCTTAGCCGGTTTCGCCGTCTTCCTTGAAAGGGCGACCGGCTCCTTCCTGAGGACCGTCGAGTGATCCGGCTTGGCGACGCCCAGAACCTCCCGGGTCAGATCCGGACCTGGAGATTTGAGAACCGTGTCCGCCATGCTGACGAGGGAAACGGAATAGACGGGACCGAACGTGAGCCGCGTGGGGGAAGAGATGGGACCGAGGGAGACCAGAAGGACAAGGACGAGGACATGCAGGAATCCGGAAAAGAGGATCATGCGGTTCAGGCTGCTCCCCCCGTGCTGATGCGGTCGGAAGAGCCCGGCGGATGTCATCGCTCCTCCTCCGGGGGTTCGGTGATCATGCCGAGTTTGTCGACGCCGCCCTTTCTCACCGCCGCCATGACCTGCACGACGAATCCGTAAGGCACGGTCTTGTCCGCCCGCAGATAGACGTCCCGGTCGATCCGGTTGGCGAAAATGGCCTCAAGCTTGTCGCTCAATTCCACCAGGGTCACGCGGGTCCGGTTGAGAACGATCTCCTGGTTGCTCCGGATCGTCAGGACGAGCTTTTCCTCCGTTACGTCGACGCTTTTCGACTTGACCTGGGGAAGGTTGACGTCAATGCCCATCTGGAGCATCGGGGCCGTCACCATGAAGATGATGAGGAGCACCAGGACCACGTCCACGAGCGGCGTCACATTGATTTCCGCCATGGGCTTGTGGTCGGAGGCGGTCCTTCGGAAACGGTTCATCACGGAATCAGGATCTCCCTGAATGACGGTCCACCAGGTTCAGGAACTCGGAGGCGAAATGCTCCATATCCTGGGTCATGCCGTGAACACGGTTCACGTAATAATTGTAAAAAATAACCGCCGGGATGGCTGCCGCCAGCCCGGCCGCCGTGGCGATGAGGGCCTCCGAAATGCCCGGTGCGACCACGGCCAGCGTCGCCGATCCGCGGGCGCCGATCCCCTTGAAGGTGTCCATGATTCCCCAGACGGTGCCGAAAAGACCGATGAAAGGGCTGGCGCTCCCGGTCGTGGCCAGGAATCCGATGGCGCCTTCCAGCTTCGCACCCTCCATGCCAAGGGCCTGGCTCAGGGCGCGCTCCACGTGATCCACGCCGCGGCGCTCGATCGAAACGGATGACGCCTCGGAACCCGGCGAATCGGAACTCATCCGGCCGACCCGGCTCAATTCCTCATATCCCGACATGAAAACACCGGCCAGGGTGGAATCGGCATGATTTTTTGCCACCGGGTAAACCTCAGAAAGGCGGTTGCTTCGGCCGTAGGCCTCCAGGAAGGCCTCGTTATCCCTTTTTACTTTCCTGAACTGGCGGTACTTCATGAAAATGATGGCCCACGACACAACGGAGAACACGAGCAGGAGGACGAGGACAAACTGGACCATCAGTCCCGCGCCCAGGATCATTCCGAGAAGGCTGCCATGAAAAGAACTTCCCGCAGCGGCGGCGACAGGGGACATGGGATGCTCCTGAAAGGGTATTTGAAACTGGATGGACCGTAATGGAATTTCGCCCCCTTGTCAAGGGCGGCGACCCTGGAAACCAAAGGGGTTCAAAGGATTTCCGGTGGAAATGCCACCACCTCGCCGATGGTCGCTGCATCGCAGAGGATCATGGCCAGCCGGTCGACCCCCAGCGCAATCCCCGATGCGTCGGGCATCCGTTCCAGCGCCCGGAGAAACCGCTCCGGCTGGGAAAGCACCGTTCCGCCCCGGCGCTCCACCTCCGCCCGGGCCTCGTCGAAGCGGCGCCGCTGCTCCACCGGGTCGGTCAGCTCGGCAAAGCCATTGGCCAGCTCCATTCCCGCCACATAGAGCTCGAAGCGCTCCGCCACGGAAGGATCGTTCCGATCCGCTCTCGCCAGGGATGCAAATGCCATCGGATAGGAGTGGAGAAACAGAGGGGTTCCCCGGCCCAGGAAAGGCTCAACCTCAAAGGCCAGGATCTCATCGAAGCGGTCCTCACGGAGGGCATCCTCGAGGGGGACCGAGGCGCAGGCGGCAAAGGCGTCCCGGACCGAGAGCCTCGGCCAGGGGGGTGCAATACGGAGGGGATTCCCCTGGTAGGAAAGCACATCCCCGATCCCGAGATCTTTCGCCACAGACAGGATCAGGGCCTCGCACTCGTCCATCAGTTCCCGGGAATCGATGTCCCGCCGATACCATTCCAGCATGGTGAACTCGGGAAGATGGCGGTCCCCCCGCTCCCCCTGGCGAAAGCACCGGCAGATCTGGAAAATTCGGGGATATTCCGCGGCCAGGAGCCGCTTCATGCAGAGCTCGGGAGAGGGATGAAGGAACCAGTCCCCGCTCGGAACGGGTTCGATGTGGGCCTCCGGTGCGGGTGCCGGGATCCGGGCCGGCGTCTCCACCTCCAGGTAATCCCGGTCCAGAAAGAAACGGCGGAGAGCCCCGATCATCCTCGCCCGGATAAAAAGGGCCCTCCGCCGTCTGGCCAGGAACCAGGATTCTTCCTGCTCCACGGGAATTCAGTCTTTAACCCGGGTGAGGTATTCCCCCGAGCGCGTATCGATGCGGATCTTCTCTCCCGCCTCGATGAAGGAGGGAACGAGGACCACGTAGCCCGTTTCGACAGTGACGGGCTTGGTGTTTCCCGAAACCGTATCGCCCTTGATCCAGGGATCCGCCTTGGTCACCACCAGGTCCACCGAGTTGGGGAGAGTCACCCCCAGGGGCCGGTCTTCGAAGAAAAGGACCTCCGCCTCCACGTTTTCCAAGAGGAAGTTCTTCGCCTCTCCCACCTGGTCTTCCGTAATGAAAACCTGGTCGAAGGTGGTCGTATCCATGAAGCAGTATTTTCCCTCTTCCATATAGAGGTACTGCATCGTCTTCACCTGGAGGTCCGCCTGTTCGAACATGTCCACAGACCGGAAGGTTCGCTCGAACTGGTTTCCATTGATCATGTTCTTGAGCTTGCACCGGTAGAGGGCCTGTCCTTTTCCGGGCTTCACGAAATTGAACTCGGTGATGACATAGGGATCGCCGTCGATCTTGATCCGGAGCCCTTTCCGCAGGTCACTGGCCGTATACATCGTTGTTTCTCCTTGTGGAAATCCAAGGGGTTATTCACCTCTCGGGATTGGGATTCATAATGCATTTGAAAGCCCTTGTCAAAAGAAAACAAACCCTTGGGACATCATGGATCCAGGGGGATCCGAACCGGAGGTCGATGGAGGAGAACCTTTCCTCCCTCCCCGGGAAGGTCCTGCACGTATCGGGGCAGACAAAGGCCCGACAGGTCCCTCCAGAGCCGGTCCATGATCTCAATGCCAGCCGCAGGGGAGGTCCGGAAATGACCCGTCCCCGTCACCGCGTCGCACTGGAAGAGATAATAGGGGCGGACGGAGATGCGCTGTAGCCCCTCGAAAAGATCCCGGAGGACCTCATAGCGGTCGTTGACCCCCTTGAGTAGAACGGACTGGCTGGAGACGGGAATGCCCCGGGTGAGGATCCTGTCACACGCGGCCATTGATTCCTCCGTTATTTCAAGCGGATGATTGAACTGGGTGTTGAGCCAGAGAGGACGATGGCGCTGGAGTATCCGGCAGAGGTCATCCGTGATGCGCATGGGCAGGACGACGGGAACGCGACTGCCCAGCCGCAGGACCTCCACGTGAGGGATCGCCCGCAACGATCCCAGTAGCCAGTCCAGCTCTCCGTCGTCCCTGGTCAGGGGATCTCCTCCCGAGAGGATGACCTCCCGGATGGCTGGGGTACGGGCGATCCAGTCCAGGGCGCGGCGCAGGCGCGGCAGCAGGCTTCCCGAGGCGGGGCGGCGCCAGAGCCGCTTCCGGTTGCAGTGGCGGCAGTGGACGGCGCACCGTTCCGCTGCCAGGAGGAGGCAGCGGTTCCCGTAGCGGCGGATGAGCCCCGGCGTGGGCATGTGCCTCTCCTCGTCCAGGGGATCAGGGTCTTCCCCGGACCCGTCCTCCAGCTCCCGAGGATCGGGAAAGGCCTGCCGGGCCAGGGGATCCCCGGCGCCACCCGGACACAGGAGCGACATATAATAAGGAGTGATCCGGCAGGGATAGAGGCGGAGGAGGTTCTCCCAGACCGGTCCCGTCACGGCCTCCTTTCCCAGGAACCGGGCCAGCCTGTCCCGTCGAAGGGCCGACCGGCCCATCTGCCAGCGCCAGTCTGACCAGTCAGAGGAGGAGATATCCTGCCGGAAAGATGCGGATTCCAAAGATTTACCCTCTGCCGCCGGAGGCCCGGAAGGGTATGCCCCGGCGGGCGAATTTGCTTGACGAATCGGAAAAATCCATATAGTCCAACACCCCTCTATACGTCAACTGATCACGGGAACCT
This genomic interval carries:
- a CDS encoding TonB C-terminal domain-containing protein, with protein sequence MTSAGLFRPHQHGGSSLNRMILFSGFLHVLVLVLLVSLGPISSPTRLTFGPVYSVSLVSMADTVLKSPGPDLTREVLGVAKPDHSTVLRKEPVALSRKTAKPAKQQAVLDRRIEELRRKVEQTERSTSPSKPAMTARFSSSSSQMSEADLNNRMGVYYAVLWNRIRNQWALPADLTKGQTLEAIVQARILRSGEITGLDFEKRSGNRYFDDSALKAVQKASPFPPLPEWIPDRVVEVGIRFHSSQLKR
- a CDS encoding protein TolR — its product is MAEINVTPLVDVVLVLLIIFMVTAPMLQMGIDVNLPQVKSKSVDVTEEKLVLTIRSNQEIVLNRTRVTLVELSDKLEAIFANRIDRDVYLRADKTVPYGFVVQVMAAVRKGGVDKLGMITEPPEEER
- a CDS encoding KamA family radical SAM protein, translating into MSSSDWSDWRWQMGRSALRRDRLARFLGKEAVTGPVWENLLRLYPCRITPYYMSLLCPGGAGDPLARQAFPDPRELEDGSGEDPDPLDEERHMPTPGLIRRYGNRCLLLAAERCAVHCRHCNRKRLWRRPASGSLLPRLRRALDWIARTPAIREVILSGGDPLTRDDGELDWLLGSLRAIPHVEVLRLGSRVPVVLPMRITDDLCRILQRHRPLWLNTQFNHPLEITEESMAACDRILTRGIPVSSQSVLLKGVNDRYEVLRDLFEGLQRISVRPYYLFQCDAVTGTGHFRTSPAAGIEIMDRLWRDLSGLCLPRYVQDLPGEGGKVLLHRPPVRIPLDP
- the tolQ gene encoding protein TolQ, which encodes MSPVAAAAGSSFHGSLLGMILGAGLMVQFVLVLLLVFSVVSWAIIFMKYRQFRKVKRDNEAFLEAYGRSNRLSEVYPVAKNHADSTLAGVFMSGYEELSRVGRMSSDSPGSEASSVSIERRGVDHVERALSQALGMEGAKLEGAIGFLATTGSASPFIGLFGTVWGIMDTFKGIGARGSATLAVVAPGISEALIATAAGLAAAIPAVIFYNYYVNRVHGMTQDMEHFASEFLNLVDRHSGRS
- the genX gene encoding EF-P lysine aminoacylase GenX; protein product: MIGALRRFFLDRDYLEVETPARIPAPAPEAHIEPVPSGDWFLHPSPELCMKRLLAAEYPRIFQICRCFRQGERGDRHLPEFTMLEWYRRDIDSRELMDECEALILSVAKDLGIGDVLSYQGNPLRIAPPWPRLSVRDAFAACASVPLEDALREDRFDEILAFEVEPFLGRGTPLFLHSYPMAFASLARADRNDPSVAERFELYVAGMELANGFAELTDPVEQRRRFDEARAEVERRGGTVLSQPERFLRALERMPDASGIALGVDRLAMILCDAATIGEVVAFPPEIL
- the tolB gene encoding Tol-Pal system beta propeller repeat protein TolB, which gives rise to MAKVYLDIDSPAFQKFPIAVTDFQSRTSGPGSEGLSQGLADRLGHYLDVTGFFNVISRKAFLEDPRKAGILPGTFRFDDWSAIGSEFLVKGSFAVTGTELDIEARLFDVVKGEVLVAKGYKGRKDKPEELLRRFASDILMALTGEGGVFDTKIAFVMKSKGKGDIYSVLFDGTERQRLTSHQSILYAPRWSPDGRMLAFTSYKDGTPDLYVQDLATRRIRKLIDYGGINLAGSWSPDGRRLLVTLSKDGNEEIYVLDTSSYQLRRLTFSASIDISPAWSPDGTRIAFVSNRGGSPQIYLMNTDGSNVRRLTFEGNYNTSPSWSPRGKRLAFEGMAGGRFQIFTIDEDGSNLLQLTFDRDDNESPTWSPDGRYIVYSSRRGGGRIQVMNVNGTNVRTLQDGGATSPSWSPRLK
- the efp gene encoding elongation factor P, with amino-acid sequence MYTASDLRKGLRIKIDGDPYVITEFNFVKPGKGQALYRCKLKNMINGNQFERTFRSVDMFEQADLQVKTMQYLYMEEGKYCFMDTTTFDQVFITEDQVGEAKNFLLENVEAEVLFFEDRPLGVTLPNSVDLVVTKADPWIKGDTVSGNTKPVTVETGYVVLVPSFIEAGEKIRIDTRSGEYLTRVKD